One part of the Salinivirga cyanobacteriivorans genome encodes these proteins:
- a CDS encoding DUF4831 family protein — MQKIIFYISMLALILVGCKSKEEVQKPYVKVKASNHAQLSYFLPKNAFHVRIYIVREQQFKGPFSDYASEYLGIDADVVKYDDVNYELADAEINLQTYPDPAEQYYVHIDDKQPVNINLTSEGILAGVNEQRTFRVENTELTSYLPPVNDFVFTDLSVKPIVDITEEVSYEYKKVDSALVRVPVEKEVTEVKTFQEMAWGAAKFIATLRESRFRLVAGISETDQIPEIIEGRTEELDLLEQKYLELFTGHVIRDTLIYNFLYEPEAGMPEDLKEVLFYFSKSNGIKQRTGGIENDKLYGLGSPVYLNVTPAILPEQQNKQKLEQLEPKGIVYRIPARASLELQINDKNLAKEFFPVAQWGKHSFLPSSMLNESENKVIFDVRTGQILQISEK, encoded by the coding sequence ATGCAAAAGATCATATTTTATATTTCTATGCTTGCGCTTATTCTTGTGGGATGCAAGTCCAAAGAAGAAGTGCAGAAACCCTATGTGAAGGTTAAGGCCAGTAATCATGCACAGTTATCCTATTTTTTACCCAAAAATGCCTTTCATGTTCGTATATATATTGTGCGCGAACAGCAGTTTAAAGGCCCCTTTTCAGATTATGCAAGTGAGTATCTTGGAATTGATGCAGATGTAGTTAAATATGATGATGTAAACTATGAGTTGGCGGATGCAGAAATAAATTTGCAAACCTATCCTGATCCTGCTGAACAGTATTATGTGCATATTGATGATAAACAACCGGTGAACATAAATTTGACTTCAGAGGGTATTTTGGCCGGCGTGAATGAGCAGCGTACATTCAGGGTTGAAAATACTGAACTTACGAGTTATTTGCCACCTGTAAACGACTTTGTATTTACAGATTTATCAGTCAAGCCAATAGTAGACATTACAGAGGAGGTTTCTTATGAGTATAAAAAAGTAGATTCGGCTTTGGTACGTGTACCCGTAGAAAAGGAGGTTACAGAAGTGAAAACATTCCAGGAAATGGCATGGGGAGCAGCTAAGTTCATAGCTACACTACGTGAAAGTCGTTTTCGCCTTGTAGCAGGTATTTCAGAAACTGATCAAATTCCTGAAATTATTGAAGGTCGCACTGAAGAGTTGGATTTACTGGAGCAAAAGTACCTTGAGCTATTTACAGGCCATGTAATACGTGATACCTTGATTTATAACTTTTTGTATGAGCCCGAAGCTGGAATGCCGGAGGACTTAAAAGAAGTGTTGTTTTACTTTTCAAAATCTAACGGCATTAAGCAGCGAACCGGAGGTATAGAAAATGATAAGTTATATGGATTGGGTTCACCTGTGTATTTAAATGTAACACCAGCAATACTACCGGAACAACAAAATAAGCAAAAGCTCGAACAGTTGGAGCCAAAAGGAATTGTATACAGAATTCCGGCAAGAGCTAGTTTAGAGTTGCAAATAAATGATAAAAATCTGGCTAAAGAATTTTTTCCTGTAGCACAGTGGGGTAAGCATTCGTTTTTACCTTCATCAATGCTAAACGAATCAGAAAACAAAGTTATTTTTGACGTTCGTACAGGTCAGATATTACAGATATCGGAAAAATAA
- a CDS encoding bifunctional ADP-dependent NAD(P)H-hydrate dehydratase/NAD(P)H-hydrate epimerase: MKIFKSPQIREIDKTTIEQEPVLSINLMERAAWQLHKFIEEKFSKDKPITIFAGPGNNGGDAVALARLLTDNNYNANLWLLKIGKDRSADCQANIKRLEGYSNIQTHELSDNDKFPEIPANHLIVEGIFGSGLTRPAEGWPAEVIEFINTLPNPVMSIDIPSGLFSEDNRQNNGAIIKADYTVSFEFPKLAFVLSENELYVGEWQALSIGLLPKTINDTSTKYYYTTENDLPLLKNRTKFAHKGHFGHALLVAGSFGKTGAAVLAAKACIRSGSGLLSIHIPQFSYSIMQSCVPEAMLVIDETEQIYCQKDHLEPFTVVGAGPGIGQKKSMREALHTLITNTDAPMVLDADALNIISQNHELMDLLPKGSILTPHPKEFDRLTKKHEFHYERIETAREMAEKQKLIVVLKGANTAVIDVNGDVHFNSTGNPAMAKGGSGDVLTGIILGLLSSGYDPIDAARLGVFVHGRAADLALQKESEESLIATDIINHLGLAYKSIRELQ, translated from the coding sequence ATGAAAATTTTTAAAAGTCCCCAAATACGTGAAATAGACAAAACTACAATTGAACAGGAGCCTGTTTTATCAATAAATTTAATGGAACGTGCCGCATGGCAATTGCATAAATTTATAGAAGAAAAATTTTCAAAAGATAAACCGATCACCATTTTTGCAGGTCCGGGAAATAATGGCGGCGATGCCGTGGCGCTTGCACGTTTATTGACCGATAATAATTATAATGCTAATTTGTGGCTGTTAAAAATAGGTAAAGACCGCTCGGCCGACTGCCAGGCGAATATTAAAAGGCTCGAAGGATATTCCAATATACAAACACATGAGCTTTCAGATAATGATAAATTCCCCGAAATTCCCGCGAACCATTTAATTGTTGAGGGTATTTTTGGCAGCGGATTGACGCGCCCTGCCGAAGGCTGGCCGGCTGAAGTAATTGAGTTTATCAACACTTTACCCAACCCGGTTATGAGTATTGATATTCCCTCAGGATTATTCAGCGAGGATAACCGGCAAAACAATGGTGCAATAATTAAAGCAGACTATACAGTGAGCTTTGAGTTTCCTAAACTTGCTTTTGTTTTATCCGAAAATGAATTATATGTGGGCGAGTGGCAGGCGCTTTCAATTGGTCTATTGCCAAAAACTATTAATGATACCTCAACAAAATATTATTACACTACTGAAAACGATCTGCCGCTGCTGAAGAACCGGACAAAGTTTGCACACAAAGGTCATTTCGGACATGCCTTACTGGTTGCGGGTAGCTTCGGTAAAACTGGCGCTGCAGTGCTTGCAGCCAAAGCTTGCATAAGAAGTGGATCGGGGTTGTTGTCTATTCATATACCCCAATTTTCTTACAGCATAATGCAATCATGCGTGCCGGAAGCCATGCTTGTAATCGATGAAACCGAACAGATTTATTGTCAGAAAGATCATCTGGAACCATTCACCGTAGTGGGAGCAGGGCCGGGAATTGGCCAGAAAAAATCAATGAGAGAAGCGCTTCATACATTAATTACAAATACTGATGCACCCATGGTACTTGATGCCGATGCGCTGAATATCATCAGTCAAAACCATGAGTTAATGGATTTGCTGCCAAAAGGTAGCATTCTTACACCTCATCCAAAAGAGTTCGACAGGCTGACAAAAAAACACGAGTTCCACTACGAACGCATCGAAACGGCTCGTGAGATGGCTGAGAAACAAAAGCTAATTGTGGTGCTTAAAGGCGCAAACACTGCGGTGATTGATGTCAATGGGGATGTACACTTCAACAGCACAGGAAACCCTGCTATGGCTAAGGGAGGCAGTGGTGATGTCCTTACCGGGATTATTCTGGGCTTATTATCATCGGGGTATGACCCAATTGACGCAGCAAGGCTTGGCGTTTTCGTGCATGGAAGAGCTGCAGACCTGGCGTTACAAAAAGAATCTGAGGAGAGTTTAATCGCCACAGACATCATTAATCACTTAGGGTTGGCCTATAAAAGTATCAGGGAATTGCAATAA
- a CDS encoding electron transfer flavoprotein subunit beta/FixA family protein, which yields MSGLKIIVLAKQVPDTRNVGKDAMKADGTVNRGALPAIFNPEDLNALEQALRIKDRVAGSTVTVLTMGPGRAAEVIREGLYRGADNGYLLTDRAFAGSDTLATSYAISKAIEKTGPYDIIVAGRQAIDGDTAQVGPQVAEKLNLPQITYTEEVLEISKKKIKIRRRLERGVEEVSGKLPCVITVNASAPECRPRHAKQTMKFKHAKTVTELQAANEDYITLFENKPYLQIEELSVKDVGADVELLGLSGSPTKVKGIENVVLEAKESRKVENTDAGIEEMIKELIENHTIG from the coding sequence ATGAGTGGATTAAAAATTATTGTACTTGCCAAGCAGGTTCCCGACACGCGTAATGTAGGGAAAGATGCGATGAAAGCAGATGGTACGGTAAACCGAGGAGCTTTACCAGCCATCTTCAACCCGGAAGATTTGAATGCTTTGGAACAGGCCTTACGTATTAAAGACCGCGTAGCCGGATCAACAGTTACTGTGCTTACAATGGGCCCTGGCAGAGCAGCTGAAGTTATCAGAGAAGGGCTTTACCGTGGAGCAGATAATGGTTATTTGCTTACCGACCGCGCCTTTGCCGGTTCCGACACCCTGGCTACTTCTTATGCCATTTCAAAAGCAATTGAAAAAACCGGTCCCTATGACATTATTGTAGCTGGCCGCCAGGCTATTGACGGAGACACAGCTCAGGTAGGACCCCAGGTAGCTGAAAAATTGAATTTACCTCAGATTACCTATACAGAAGAGGTACTTGAAATATCTAAAAAGAAAATTAAAATTCGTCGCAGACTCGAACGTGGAGTAGAGGAAGTGAGCGGTAAATTACCATGTGTTATTACTGTAAATGCCTCGGCACCTGAATGCAGACCACGACACGCAAAGCAAACAATGAAGTTTAAGCATGCAAAAACAGTGACTGAATTGCAGGCTGCAAACGAGGATTACATTACATTGTTTGAGAATAAACCATATTTGCAAATTGAGGAGCTAAGCGTTAAAGATGTAGGTGCAGATGTGGAGTTACTCGGTTTGAGTGGTTCTCCCACAAAAGTAAAAGGCATCGAAAATGTGGTGCTTGAAGCCAAAGAATCCAGAAAGGTTGAAAATACCGATGCCGGTATTGAAGAAATGATTAAGGAGTTGATCGAAAATCATACGATTGGCTAA
- the sucC gene encoding ADP-forming succinate--CoA ligase subunit beta produces MKKNKYVYASIIKISTSMNIHEYQAKTILKSFNVPVPAGIVADTPEKAVEAARQVAEETGCDTWAVKAQIHAGGRGKGGGVKIAKSLDDVKTFAKEIIGMQLVTHQTGPEGKKVHRVLIEQGIYYPGPSEIEEFYVSVLLNRDTGRNIVMYSTEGGMDIETVAEKTPELIFKEEVDPATGLMPFQARKIAFNLGLSGQAFKSMVKFAMALYKAYEGSDSSLFEINPVMKTSDDKIMAADAKVNLDDNALFRHQDYAEMRDLTEEDPAEVEAGKHGLNFVKLDGNVGCMVNGAGLAMATMDIIKLSGGDPANFLDVGGTANAKTVEAGFRIILKDSNVKAILINIFGGIVRCDRVAQGVVDAYKSIGDINVPVIVRLQGTNAQEGKELIDNSGLKVFSAITLQEAADQVKTNI; encoded by the coding sequence ATGAAAAAAAATAAATACGTTTACGCATCAATCATTAAAATATCTACATCCATGAATATTCATGAATACCAGGCTAAAACAATTTTAAAGTCATTCAACGTACCAGTGCCAGCAGGCATAGTTGCAGATACACCAGAAAAAGCTGTTGAAGCTGCCCGTCAGGTTGCAGAAGAAACAGGTTGTGATACCTGGGCCGTAAAAGCTCAAATTCACGCCGGCGGACGAGGTAAAGGAGGCGGTGTAAAAATTGCAAAATCGCTGGACGATGTAAAAACCTTTGCAAAGGAAATTATCGGCATGCAGCTGGTGACACATCAGACAGGTCCTGAAGGGAAAAAAGTACATCGTGTGCTAATTGAGCAAGGTATTTATTATCCGGGACCATCGGAAATTGAAGAATTCTATGTGAGTGTGTTGCTAAACCGCGACACCGGACGCAATATAGTGATGTACAGCACCGAAGGCGGCATGGACATTGAAACAGTAGCCGAAAAGACACCGGAGCTAATTTTTAAAGAAGAAGTTGATCCTGCAACAGGGCTCATGCCTTTCCAGGCGCGCAAAATTGCCTTTAACCTTGGTTTGAGCGGACAGGCATTTAAATCCATGGTGAAATTTGCCATGGCACTTTACAAAGCTTATGAAGGAAGCGATTCATCGCTATTTGAGATTAACCCTGTGATGAAAACTTCCGACGACAAAATTATGGCTGCCGATGCCAAAGTAAACCTCGACGACAATGCACTGTTTCGTCACCAGGACTATGCAGAAATGCGTGACCTTACAGAAGAAGATCCCGCTGAAGTGGAGGCCGGAAAGCACGGACTGAACTTTGTAAAACTGGACGGAAATGTGGGCTGTATGGTGAACGGAGCCGGTTTGGCCATGGCTACAATGGATATTATTAAACTCAGCGGAGGCGACCCTGCCAACTTCCTTGATGTGGGTGGTACAGCCAATGCCAAAACAGTAGAAGCAGGTTTCCGCATCATTTTGAAAGATTCGAACGTGAAAGCCATCCTTATTAACATTTTTGGTGGCATTGTGCGCTGCGACAGAGTTGCACAGGGCGTTGTAGATGCCTACAAAAGTATCGGAGACATAAACGTACCCGTTATCGTGAGGCTCCAGGGCACAAATGCCCAGGAAGGGAAAGAATTAATTGACAATTCGGGACTCAAGGTATTCTCAGCCATCACATTACAAGAAGCGGCCGATCAGGTAAAAACAAACATATAG
- a CDS encoding peptide MFS transporter, with amino-acid sequence MFKGHPKGLIAASLANMGERFGFYTMMAILVLFLQAKFGLTGGDAGLIYSVFYFSIYILAFVGGLIADRIRNYKGTILTGILVMALGYLIVAMPTETPVPEDKRTLLLILTNFGLFVIAFGNGLFKGNLQALVGQMYDNEKYGSKRDSGFSLFYMFINVGAIFAPFTAIGIRNWWLNNNGFNYNPDLPAMCHKHLESGLSEQALARFNDMQAQATNTAELANMNLDAFASKYLEVFSTGFHYAFGIAVGAMVISLLIYLANKNKFPSVQKKAKDDAKKEAVGSEMSTKEIKQRLYALFAVFGVVIFFWFSFHQNGLTLTMFARDYTDLSGIALNLGFVTIEGAEIFQSINPIFIVFLTPIVVGLFGWLRARGLEPSTPKKIAIGMFIAGMAYVVMILGSMGLPEFSTIDPQQDGVPLAEAQRVTPMLLIGTYFILTMAELFISPLGISFVSKVAPPQYQGIMQGGWLGATALGNQLLFIGAILYESVPLWMTWSVFVVACFISMGTMIFMLKWLERVSK; translated from the coding sequence ATGTTTAAAGGACACCCAAAAGGACTTATTGCAGCATCACTGGCTAACATGGGAGAACGTTTTGGTTTTTATACCATGATGGCTATTTTGGTGCTTTTCCTGCAAGCAAAATTCGGACTGACAGGTGGCGATGCCGGCCTTATTTACTCGGTATTCTACTTCTCCATTTACATCCTGGCATTTGTAGGAGGATTAATTGCAGACCGAATCAGAAACTACAAAGGCACTATTCTCACTGGTATCCTTGTAATGGCATTAGGTTATCTCATTGTAGCTATGCCAACGGAAACGCCCGTACCGGAAGATAAGCGTACACTCTTGCTGATACTTACCAATTTTGGTTTGTTTGTCATCGCCTTTGGTAACGGTTTGTTTAAAGGTAACCTCCAGGCATTGGTAGGTCAAATGTACGACAATGAGAAGTATGGTAGCAAAAGAGACTCAGGATTCTCACTTTTCTACATGTTTATTAATGTAGGTGCTATTTTTGCTCCATTTACTGCCATTGGAATCAGAAATTGGTGGCTGAACAATAACGGGTTCAATTACAACCCAGACTTACCTGCCATGTGTCACAAACACCTGGAAAGCGGTCTGTCTGAACAAGCACTTGCGCGTTTTAATGACATGCAAGCACAGGCAACTAATACCGCTGAGTTGGCTAATATGAATTTAGATGCCTTCGCTTCAAAATACCTTGAGGTATTTTCTACCGGTTTCCATTATGCATTTGGTATTGCCGTGGGAGCAATGGTCATTTCATTGCTGATTTATCTTGCTAATAAGAATAAGTTCCCCAGCGTACAGAAAAAAGCTAAAGATGATGCCAAAAAAGAAGCTGTTGGCTCTGAAATGAGTACAAAAGAGATCAAACAACGCCTTTATGCCTTGTTTGCTGTGTTTGGCGTAGTTATCTTTTTCTGGTTTTCATTCCACCAAAATGGACTTACATTAACCATGTTTGCCCGTGACTACACTGATCTGAGTGGAATTGCCTTAAATCTTGGATTTGTAACAATTGAAGGGGCCGAAATTTTCCAGTCTATTAACCCAATCTTCATTGTATTCCTTACACCAATTGTGGTCGGACTTTTCGGATGGCTCAGGGCTCGTGGTTTAGAACCGTCAACGCCCAAGAAAATTGCCATTGGTATGTTCATCGCTGGTATGGCTTACGTTGTAATGATTCTTGGATCTATGGGATTACCAGAGTTCTCAACCATTGACCCGCAACAAGACGGGGTACCACTTGCAGAGGCACAAAGGGTAACGCCAATGCTGCTGATCGGTACATACTTTATTCTTACAATGGCCGAACTCTTTATCAGCCCACTTGGAATCTCTTTCGTTTCGAAAGTTGCTCCACCCCAATATCAGGGTATTATGCAAGGTGGATGGTTAGGTGCCACAGCTTTAGGTAACCAGCTGCTTTTCATCGGTGCAATTCTTTACGAAAGTGTACCATTGTGGATGACATGGAGTGTATTCGTTGTAGCTTGTTTCATCTCAATGGGCACAATGATTTTTATGCTCAAATGGCTCGAAAGAGTTTCGAAATAG
- a CDS encoding electron transfer flavoprotein subunit alpha/FixB family protein, with translation MNSVFVICEIEEGKVADVSLELLTKGRQLANQLKTKLEAVVIGKDLKDIENQIFPYGTDVVYKAEDKRLEHYLTLPYTSIITDLFKETKPEIALLGATSQGRDLGPRVSSKLKSGLTADCTSLEIGPHEDKKAGKTYEQLLYQIRPAFGGNIIATIINPEHRPQMATVREGVMKKEIVDTAYKGEVKNIDVSKSLKDEDFVISIVERHMEKRKVNLTGSQVIIAGGYGMGSPENFNLLYDLAEVLGGEVAASRAAVDAGFADHARQVGQTGVTVRPKIYIACGISGQIQHRAGMENSSMIIAVNTDENAPINQIADYVINGDVAEIIPRMIKAYKKNTK, from the coding sequence GTGAATAGTGTATTTGTAATATGTGAAATAGAAGAGGGAAAAGTGGCCGATGTGAGCCTCGAACTTCTTACAAAAGGACGTCAGCTGGCCAATCAATTGAAAACGAAATTGGAAGCTGTTGTTATAGGAAAAGACCTTAAAGATATTGAAAATCAGATATTCCCGTATGGAACCGATGTGGTATATAAAGCAGAAGATAAGCGCCTTGAGCATTATCTCACTTTACCTTATACTTCAATAATTACGGATTTGTTCAAAGAAACAAAACCAGAAATTGCCCTCCTGGGTGCAACTTCGCAAGGCCGGGACCTTGGCCCGCGTGTTTCTTCAAAACTGAAATCAGGTTTAACAGCAGATTGTACAAGCCTGGAGATTGGTCCGCACGAGGATAAAAAAGCCGGAAAAACATATGAGCAGCTCTTGTATCAGATTCGTCCGGCCTTTGGAGGAAATATTATCGCTACAATTATCAACCCTGAGCACCGCCCGCAAATGGCTACTGTTCGCGAGGGTGTGATGAAAAAAGAAATTGTAGATACAGCATACAAAGGCGAAGTCAAAAATATTGATGTATCGAAATCACTGAAGGACGAAGATTTTGTGATCAGTATTGTGGAGCGCCACATGGAAAAACGTAAGGTAAACCTTACCGGGTCGCAGGTTATTATTGCCGGTGGTTACGGAATGGGTTCGCCCGAGAATTTTAATCTGCTCTATGATTTGGCTGAAGTACTCGGTGGCGAAGTCGCTGCTTCACGCGCTGCCGTCGATGCTGGTTTTGCCGACCATGCACGTCAGGTAGGTCAGACCGGAGTAACTGTAAGGCCAAAAATTTATATTGCCTGTGGTATTAGCGGACAGATTCAGCACCGTGCCGGAATGGAAAATTCTTCCATGATCATAGCTGTTAATACAGATGAAAATGCACCCATCAACCAAATTGCCGATTACGTGATAAATGGTGATGTGGCTGAAATTATACCCCGTATGATTAAAGCATATAAGAAAAATACGAAATAA
- a CDS encoding RNA methyltransferase — protein sequence MRKLKIFEIERIDADAFRQADKIPVVLVLDNIRSAHNVGSFFRTSDAFRVAHIYLCGITAQPPSNEIRKTALGATESVEWSYHESTQDVVESLKQKGFTMAGIEQVDNPVMLEDYKNENNQPIALVFGNEVKGVQQSVLDQCDIAIEIPQYGTKHSLNVSVSGGIVIWEVFKQFRNVLS from the coding sequence ATGCGAAAACTTAAAATATTTGAAATAGAGCGAATTGATGCGGATGCTTTCAGACAGGCTGATAAAATTCCGGTTGTTTTGGTGCTGGATAATATCAGAAGTGCCCACAATGTGGGGTCTTTTTTTCGCACGTCAGATGCTTTTAGGGTAGCACACATTTACCTTTGTGGAATTACAGCACAGCCGCCCAGCAATGAGATTAGAAAAACAGCTCTTGGAGCCACAGAATCTGTTGAATGGAGTTACCATGAAAGTACACAGGATGTGGTGGAAAGTTTGAAGCAAAAAGGTTTTACTATGGCAGGCATTGAACAGGTTGATAATCCGGTAATGCTTGAAGATTATAAGAACGAAAACAATCAGCCTATCGCACTGGTTTTTGGCAATGAAGTAAAAGGAGTGCAGCAATCTGTGTTAGATCAGTGCGACATAGCCATTGAAATTCCACAATATGGAACGAAACATTCACTCAACGTTTCTGTTTCTGGAGGTATTGTTATTTGGGAGGTTTTCAAGCAGTTTCGAAATGTTTTGAGCTAA
- a CDS encoding acyl-CoA dehydrogenase family protein: MANFYTDNKDLKFHLEHPLMKKIVDLKEHNYADHEKFDYAPADFEDALDNYNKVLEIVGDICANTIGPNAESVDQDGPKVVDGRVEYARGTAENHEALTKAGLIGMSLPRKYKGLNFSMVPYVMAAELVSRADAGFANIWGLQDCAETIHEFASDDLKDKYLPMFNEGATAAMDLTEPDAGSDLQAVQLKATYNEQEDQWYLNGVKRFITNGDADVSLVLARSEAGTVDGRGLSLFLYDKEDHAVNVRRIENKLGIKGSPTCELVFNNAPAKLIGTRKMGLIKYVMSLMNGARLGVGAQSVGIAEAAYREALEYAAERAQFGKTIDKFPAVYEMLTNMEARVKAVRALLYETTRFVDVYKAYTHLSEERKLEKEERQEMKHYTRLSDAFTPLLKLISSEYSNQIAYDSLQIHGGSGFMKDYPIERIYRDARITTIYEGTSQLQVVAAIRGVTTGLFLKQIRAYEETAIKPEYEHLKRRLMEMTAEYENVVSIVEEVNEQAEEDDYIDLQARRMVEMAGNIIMGWLLLLDTMRDESYAQSTKVFLKMAYAENAEKAAYIKNFEIEDMGMFKIHSD; encoded by the coding sequence ATGGCTAATTTCTATACAGATAATAAAGATCTTAAATTTCATCTGGAGCATCCTCTGATGAAAAAGATCGTAGACCTGAAAGAGCATAATTATGCCGATCATGAAAAATTTGATTATGCTCCTGCAGACTTTGAAGATGCACTCGACAACTACAATAAAGTATTGGAAATTGTAGGTGATATTTGTGCCAATACCATTGGTCCTAACGCCGAATCCGTGGATCAGGACGGACCAAAAGTGGTTGATGGCCGGGTTGAATATGCCCGTGGTACAGCTGAAAACCATGAAGCTTTAACTAAAGCAGGCCTCATTGGCATGTCGCTTCCAAGAAAATATAAGGGACTTAATTTTTCAATGGTGCCTTACGTGATGGCAGCTGAGCTTGTTTCACGTGCCGATGCCGGGTTTGCTAATATCTGGGGATTACAGGATTGCGCTGAAACCATTCATGAATTTGCATCTGATGATTTAAAAGATAAATATCTACCCATGTTTAATGAGGGTGCTACAGCAGCAATGGACCTTACCGAGCCCGATGCCGGATCCGACCTGCAGGCGGTGCAGCTTAAAGCTACATACAATGAGCAGGAAGACCAGTGGTACCTCAACGGTGTAAAACGCTTTATTACAAACGGTGATGCTGATGTTTCGCTCGTGCTGGCACGTTCTGAAGCCGGGACTGTAGATGGCCGCGGTTTATCGCTTTTCCTTTATGATAAGGAAGATCACGCTGTGAATGTTCGCCGTATAGAGAATAAACTGGGTATTAAGGGTTCGCCAACCTGCGAGCTTGTGTTTAATAATGCACCGGCCAAATTGATTGGAACCCGCAAAATGGGACTGATTAAATACGTAATGTCACTTATGAATGGAGCACGCCTTGGAGTAGGTGCTCAATCGGTAGGTATTGCAGAAGCTGCTTATCGCGAAGCCCTTGAATATGCTGCAGAACGTGCTCAGTTTGGTAAAACTATTGATAAATTTCCGGCTGTATACGAAATGCTCACTAACATGGAAGCACGTGTGAAAGCTGTGCGGGCACTGTTGTACGAAACAACACGGTTCGTCGATGTGTATAAAGCTTATACCCACCTGTCAGAGGAGCGCAAACTCGAAAAAGAGGAGCGTCAGGAAATGAAGCACTATACGCGTCTGTCTGATGCATTTACACCTTTGCTCAAACTTATTTCAAGTGAATATAGTAACCAGATAGCCTACGATAGCCTTCAGATTCATGGTGGATCAGGGTTTATGAAAGATTATCCTATTGAGCGCATTTACCGCGATGCCCGCATTACAACAATTTATGAGGGTACATCGCAATTGCAGGTTGTAGCTGCCATTCGAGGTGTAACAACCGGCTTGTTCCTGAAGCAAATCAGAGCGTATGAGGAAACTGCCATTAAGCCAGAATATGAGCACCTCAAACGTCGATTAATGGAGATGACAGCTGAGTACGAAAATGTTGTCAGCATTGTGGAAGAAGTGAATGAGCAAGCTGAAGAAGATGATTACATTGACTTGCAGGCAAGAAGAATGGTAGAGATGGCCGGCAATATAATTATGGGATGGCTTTTATTGCTTGATACTATGCGTGACGAAAGTTATGCACAGAGCACTAAAGTGTTCCTTAAAATGGCTTATGCCGAAAATGCCGAAAAAGCAGCATATATTAAGAATTTTGAGATTGAAGACATGGGCATGTTTAAAATCCATTCTGATTAA